A portion of the Pseudobacteroides sp. genome contains these proteins:
- a CDS encoding TIGR02452 family protein, with amino-acid sequence MSGINNREIRVEIAKETLEILSDGFYVNSDNEKIIFKDELDYAVSKSVLYKPEMPESIGDEVGELLNLHRNRGCKIEVTSETTIQASTRLVNQEVIKEMVCLNFASAKNPGGGFLTGSQAQEESLARSSGLYPCISQMSEMYEYNRNHRTCLYSDYMIYSPKVPFIRFDSGKLINKPVLVSVITSPAVNAGVVMQRDEEDRNKIGEVRIVFAVYEKSEDKRNFNAFNNVFGK; translated from the coding sequence ATGTCAGGTATAAATAACAGAGAAATAAGAGTCGAAATTGCAAAGGAAACACTGGAAATTTTAAGTGATGGATTCTATGTAAACAGTGACAATGAAAAAATTATATTCAAGGATGAACTTGATTATGCAGTTTCAAAATCGGTTTTATATAAGCCTGAAATGCCGGAGAGTATTGGAGATGAAGTTGGTGAACTGCTTAATTTACATAGGAATAGGGGATGTAAAATAGAGGTAACAAGTGAAACAACCATACAGGCCTCCACGAGATTGGTAAACCAGGAAGTAATAAAAGAAATGGTTTGCCTGAATTTTGCGTCGGCAAAGAACCCTGGAGGCGGCTTTCTAACAGGAAGTCAGGCACAGGAAGAAAGCCTGGCAAGATCCTCCGGACTATATCCCTGTATATCGCAGATGAGTGAAATGTACGAATATAATCGAAACCATAGGACTTGTCTTTATTCCGACTATATGATCTATTCTCCTAAAGTTCCCTTTATCAGGTTTGACAGCGGAAAACTTATAAATAAGCCTGTGCTTGTTTCTGTTATTACTTCACCAGCAGTAAATGCAGGGGTAGTAATGCAAAGGGACGAAGAAGACCGCAATAAAATAGGTGAGGTAAGAATTGTGTTTGCGGTTTATGAGAAATCCGAGGATAAAAGGAACTTTAATGCTTTTAACAATGTATTTGGAAAATGA
- the pnuC gene encoding nicotinamide riboside transporter PnuC — MNFKGWNLFEIAWLTTFSAIMLILSFFWKTNLLGISVYLTGVVCVVLAAKGNVWNYVFGLYNSIGYAWISYENKLFGEVMLNLLFYVPTGVIGWFMWKRQIGNDNTVIMKKMNWKGVAGLISLCVAATIGYGVWLTTFKGQNTPYLDAFIVVTSIIATLAMMFRFREQWFLYITINVAQIVMWSIRLFNEGSSAAAMTLMWTAYLVNSVYGLYRWSKGASDNGSSQDEAKIWVG, encoded by the coding sequence ATGAATTTTAAAGGATGGAACTTGTTTGAAATTGCATGGCTGACAACGTTTTCTGCAATAATGCTGATATTATCGTTTTTCTGGAAGACCAATCTTCTTGGAATTTCTGTTTATCTTACAGGAGTTGTTTGTGTAGTCTTGGCTGCTAAAGGTAATGTATGGAACTATGTGTTTGGATTATATAACTCTATAGGCTATGCATGGATAAGTTATGAGAATAAACTGTTTGGAGAGGTAATGTTAAACCTTTTGTTCTATGTTCCCACAGGAGTAATCGGTTGGTTTATGTGGAAAAGACAAATTGGCAATGATAATACTGTAATAATGAAGAAAATGAACTGGAAGGGTGTAGCAGGTTTAATAAGCTTGTGCGTAGCAGCTACCATAGGCTACGGGGTATGGCTTACAACTTTCAAGGGACAGAATACGCCATACCTTGATGCTTTTATAGTTGTGACTTCAATAATAGCAACACTTGCAATGATGTTTCGTTTCAGGGAACAATGGTTTTTGTACATTACCATAAATGTGGCACAAATAGTAATGTGGTCTATAAGGCTATTTAACGAAGGAAGCAGTGCTGCGGCTATGACGCTGATGTGGACTGCATACCTTGTAAATAGTGTTTACGGACTGTATAGGTGGAGCAAAGGTGCAAGTGATAACGGTTCATCACAGGATGAAGCTAAAATATGGGTTGGATGA
- a CDS encoding DNA polymerase beta superfamily protein — translation MDINFIKEKINTAEYDFLRTDPHLGNNILILTTAGSISYGTNVETSDTDIRGVTLEAKQDIMGLSSFEQFEDRATDTVIYGLKKFIGLCLNSNPNVLEILGTREDHLLAITKEGRLLRDNINLFLSKKAITSFGSYATAQLRRLQNALARDSYPHKEKEQHILNSILGQMDHLKRTYKAFTDSEIQLYIDNSDKKDVETEIFIDINLSHYPLRDFKNIYCDMNNIVKEYAKLNHRNSKKDELHLNKHAMHLIRLLVTGTEILEGKGVNTYREKERELFLDIRKGKYSYSEVFQMVDEYEKRFKLAAANTPLPDEPDYKGVEDLMIEIYRELMF, via the coding sequence ATGGATATAAATTTTATAAAAGAAAAAATCAACACAGCAGAATATGACTTCTTAAGAACCGACCCCCATCTTGGGAATAACATATTAATACTTACTACTGCCGGGTCCATTTCCTATGGTACAAATGTGGAAACAAGCGATACCGATATAAGGGGTGTCACCTTGGAAGCCAAGCAGGATATTATGGGATTATCAAGCTTTGAACAGTTTGAGGACAGGGCCACCGATACTGTCATATATGGCCTTAAGAAATTTATCGGCCTCTGTTTGAACAGCAATCCAAATGTGCTTGAAATATTGGGCACACGGGAGGATCATCTTCTTGCCATAACAAAGGAAGGCAGGCTTTTAAGGGACAACATAAACCTATTTTTATCCAAAAAAGCCATCACAAGCTTCGGCAGTTATGCAACAGCTCAGCTGAGAAGGCTTCAAAATGCTCTTGCCCGCGACAGCTATCCCCACAAGGAAAAGGAGCAGCATATTTTAAACAGTATTTTAGGCCAGATGGATCACTTAAAGAGGACCTATAAGGCCTTTACAGACAGCGAAATTCAGCTTTATATAGATAATTCCGATAAAAAAGATGTTGAAACAGAAATATTTATTGATATTAACCTAAGCCACTACCCCCTCCGTGACTTCAAGAACATATATTGCGATATGAATAACATCGTTAAGGAGTATGCAAAGCTCAATCACCGCAACAGTAAAAAGGACGAATTGCATTTAAACAAGCATGCAATGCACCTTATACGCCTTTTGGTTACTGGGACTGAGATCTTGGAGGGCAAAGGAGTAAATACATATCGAGAAAAGGAACGCGAGCTTTTTCTTGATATCCGTAAGGGAAAGTACAGCTATAGTGAAGTATTTCAAATGGTTGACGAATACGAAAAAAGATTCAAGCTTGCTGCAGCAAATACTCCCCTGCCCGATGAACCGGACTACAAGGGTGTGGAGGATTTGATGATAGAAATATACAGGGAGCTAATGTTTTGA
- a CDS encoding AAA family ATPase has product MKKTGLVLGKFAPLHRGHQYMIETALKEMDELHVLIYDSDLIEVPLHVRSRWIRTLYPKASVIEAWDGPQEVGDTPEIMKKNEDYIIERLQDVKITHFYSNEFYGDHVSKALGAENRQIDRNRDAFPISATMIRENAFRHKEYIHPLVYDDLIVKVVFVGAMSTGKTTICSRLAEKYNTVWMPEYGREYWEKHQVNRRITAEQMVEIARGHIEREDKLSYDVNKYFFIDTNAITTHMFGMDYQGYVLDELEMMALKAQSRYDIYFLCCDDIPYDDTWDRSGDQKRHIFQKQIIADLKERKIPYVELKGSLEERIGVVDRVLARFRKYDNPASLAYK; this is encoded by the coding sequence ATGAAAAAAACAGGGTTGGTGCTTGGGAAGTTTGCACCCTTGCACAGGGGACATCAGTATATGATTGAAACGGCTTTGAAAGAGATGGATGAGCTGCATGTACTGATATATGATTCTGATTTGATTGAGGTTCCTTTGCATGTAAGGAGCAGATGGATACGCACTTTGTATCCAAAAGCCAGCGTAATAGAAGCATGGGACGGACCCCAGGAGGTTGGAGACACGCCAGAAATTATGAAGAAAAATGAGGATTATATTATAGAACGCCTTCAGGATGTTAAAATAACCCATTTTTATTCAAATGAATTTTATGGGGATCATGTAAGCAAAGCACTTGGGGCTGAGAACCGGCAAATTGACAGGAACAGGGATGCATTTCCCATATCTGCAACTATGATCAGGGAAAACGCCTTTAGACATAAGGAATATATACACCCTCTAGTCTATGATGATTTGATCGTAAAAGTAGTCTTTGTTGGTGCTATGTCAACAGGCAAGACCACAATATGCAGCAGGCTGGCGGAAAAATACAACACAGTATGGATGCCTGAATATGGAAGGGAATATTGGGAAAAACACCAGGTAAACAGGAGAATTACTGCAGAACAGATGGTTGAAATAGCAAGAGGACATATTGAGAGGGAAGATAAGCTCTCTTATGATGTAAATAAATATTTCTTCATTGATACAAACGCCATTACCACACACATGTTTGGGATGGATTATCAAGGCTATGTGCTTGACGAGCTTGAAATGATGGCACTTAAGGCACAATCAAGGTATGATATTTATTTTCTGTGCTGTGATGATATTCCTTATGATGATACATGGGACCGCTCCGGCGATCAAAAAAGGCATATATTCCAGAAGCAGATAATTGCGGATCTGAAGGAAAGGAAGATCCCTTATGTTGAGCTTAAGGGATCTTTGGAAGAACGTATTGGTGTTGTGGACAGAGTGCTTGCCAGATTTAGAAAATATGATAATCCTGCTTCGTTGGCTTATAAATGA